A genome region from Micromonospora peucetia includes the following:
- a CDS encoding cytidine deaminase, translating to MPESPAVPATRPTPSDPVELSAEDGKLVVLARGARGRVGAVEGAAVRDQDGRTYAAASVSLPSLTITALQLAVASAVAAGATRLEAAAVVTEASTLDGAGHAAVRDLAADAPIHVAAPDGAVLGTVAE from the coding sequence ATGCCTGAGTCACCCGCCGTACCGGCCACCCGGCCCACCCCGTCCGACCCGGTCGAGCTGAGCGCCGAGGACGGCAAGCTGGTCGTCCTGGCCCGGGGCGCGCGCGGCCGGGTGGGCGCCGTGGAGGGCGCGGCGGTCCGCGACCAGGATGGCCGGACGTACGCCGCGGCGAGTGTCTCGCTGCCCTCGTTGACGATCACCGCGCTTCAGCTCGCGGTGGCCTCGGCGGTGGCGGCCGGCGCGACCCGGCTGGAGGCCGCGGCGGTGGTCACCGAGGCGTCGACGCTGGACGGCGCCGGGCACGCGGCGGTACGCGACCTGGCCGCGGACGCGCCGATCCACGTGGCCGCTCCGGACGGCGCCGTCCTGGGCACGGTGGCCGAGTGA